Below is a window of bacterium DNA.
GAACATCGCGTCCTCGCCAGCGACGCGAATATCCGTGCCCTGGAGGATCTCGGTTCCGCCGGCCCGCGCGAAGCCTTCCGCTGCCAGGATGATCGGCTTCTTGGGGCGGTAGGTCTTGAGCCAGGCGCCATAGATCACGGCGCCTTCCTTCATGACCCGCTCCATCCATTCGCTATTGGGTTTGCCCGTTCGAAGAATTCCGATCTCGCCCAGGTCCATTCCGGCACAGAACGTGTTGCCCGTACCCGTGAGGATCGCGACGCGCAGGTCGTCGTCCTGGTCGAGCTGCACCCATGCGTCGTACAAGCGACACATCACCTCGCAATTGACGGCGTTCCGTTTCTCGGGGCGATTCAGCGTCACGGTGAGGACGTGGTCATCCTTCTCGACGAGAACGGCGGGCATGCAGGGCTCCTTCAGTTGCGCGCTAGTGATGTGATTCACGCTGTTG
It encodes the following:
- a CDS encoding crotonase/enoyl-CoA hydratase family protein — encoded protein: MPAVLVEKDDHVLTVTLNRPEKRNAVNCEVMCRLYDAWVQLDQDDDLRVAILTGTGNTFCAGMDLGEIGILRTGKPNSEWMERVMKEGAVIYGAWLKTYRPKKPIILAAEGFARAGGTEILQGTDIRVAGEDAMFGVTEVQRGLFPMAGSVVRLRRQIPYAIAAEMLIAGEDLPAKRAYELGLINHVVPNGQALAKAREIAARIAANGPLAVKAIVATLRETETLPEDEAFVIEQKYGMQAMSSEDAAEGPRAFLEKRPPVFKGR